The Phacochoerus africanus isolate WHEZ1 chromosome 3, ROS_Pafr_v1, whole genome shotgun sequence genome window below encodes:
- the SPATA3 gene encoding spermatogenesis-associated protein 3: MKKGKRKKTEAKRQGSTSQRASSESTSPQQSSESSSQQPISKSTLPPTSPGPTSQTPSPGPTSKPPSSGLISQTSDESTPPQPVPQALPAPQVSPSARGVASQDTDSKAPPRSKKTGPLTRAGPRAFCSCSACPGSSACWCRLGLCHSRIFDVLLPRAWPTLPGRGFPNLLTFYRRPTRKHSTHRNSRAPSPRHCCCGSGSPRSCLLHH, from the exons ATGAAGAAGGGCAAGAGGAAGAAGACGGAGGCCAAGCGCCAGGGCTCCACCTCCCAGCGCGCCAGCTCGGAGTCCACCTCGCCGCAGCAGAGCTCTGAATCCAGCTCACAGCAGCCCATCTCCAAGTCCACCCTGCCGCCAACCAGCCCTGGACCCACCTCgcagacccctagccctgggccCACCTCGAAGCCGCCCAGCTCTGGACTCATCTCACAGACCAGCGATGAATCGACGCCCCCGCAGCCTGTGCCCCAGGCCCTCCCAGCTCCCCAAGTCAGCCCCTCAGCTCGGGGCGTCGCGTCTCAGGACACAGACTCAAAAGCACCCCCTCGATCCAAGAAAACAG gGCCTCTGACCCGAGCAGGCCCACGCGCCTTCTGTTCCTGCTCTGCGTGCCCCGGCAGCTCTGCTTGCTGGTGTCGtctgggcctgtgccacagccgcatcTTCGATGTCCTCCTGCCTCGGGCCTGGCCGACCCTGCCAGGGAGAGGATTCCCAAACCTCCTCACCTTCTACAG AAGACCTACAAGAAAGCACTCCACTCATCGTAATTCGCGCGCTCCGAGCCCTCggcactgttgctgtggctctgggagcCCTAGGAGTTGTCTACTACATCACTGA